In Seriola aureovittata isolate HTS-2021-v1 ecotype China chromosome 17, ASM2101889v1, whole genome shotgun sequence, a genomic segment contains:
- the LOC130185149 gene encoding uncharacterized protein LOC130185149, with translation MHWLPLVAMVIASALPFPHNPVSRIAAATTEPGFDNRREHRHDPVARLAAPTVDYNFHGNNSQADFNTNRQNLQNRKDYVKSSAHEETSTFKVDNQETYQSNGNSGSDNRRSDSLDVPAGAGTLRTEDFSEDNSLPKDYRADSSSSSSSSRQDYTSFVDFSKNDILQDSTDRPLQVSAADIRNVVSPVANLKGQRGPEPTVPSEQLRDTSAIRTGTPGAEGGLDEESLTLEAGLGLGTGLDSILEGDEMFLDAHPRVLFSPSLSPPEHPPRLLMLETGLLEEDGDGEEQEDMDGHIEGHGDRAIDRGTTLSWADSSRVNSEVARPVKRDKRSHLIDRRRGEKSVCETESIWVTDKKTAIDSRGNVVTILQEIQTQTGPLKQYFYETRCRQAEQQSNSSRSRGAGTAAKSPAMGVAGAGCLGVDKKQWLSECKAKQSFVRALTKDENNRTGWRWIRIDSSCVCVLLSRANQAPGREVLARKGRA, from the coding sequence ATGCACTGGCTTCCcctggttgccatggtgattgCCTCGGCCCTGCCCTTCCCTCACAACCCCGTGTCCAGGATTGCTGCCGCGACGACAGAGCCTGGCTTCGACAACCGCAGAGAGCACCGTCATGACCCGGTCGCTCGCCTCGCAGCTCCAACTGTGGACTACAACTTCCATGGAAATAACTCACAGGCGGACTTCAACACCAACAGACAAAACCTCCAGAACCGTAAGGATTATGTGAAATCCTCGGCACATGAAGAGACTTCCACGTTCAAAGTGGACAATCAAGAAACCTACCAATCAAATGGCAACTCAGGCAGCGATAACAGACGCAGTGACAGTTTGGATGTTCCCGCAGGAGCAGGAACACTCAGGACCGAAGATTTTTCTGAGGATAATTCTCTACCAAAGGACTACagagctgacagcagcagcagcagcagcagcagcaggcaagATTACACCAGTTTTGTGGACTTTTCCAAGAACGACATCCTTCAGGACTCTACAGATAGACCGTTGCAGGTTTCTGCAGCGGATATCCGTAATGTCGTCAGTCCTGTTGCAAATCTAAAGGGTCAAAGAGGACCAGAACCGACTGTTCCTTCGGAGCAGCTGAGAGATACATCAGCAATCAGGACGGGGACACCCGGAGCTGAAGGAGGTCTGGATGAGGAGAGCTTGACCCTAGAGGCAGGGCTGGGTCTGGGAACCGGGCTGGACAGCATCCTAGAAGGAGACGAGATGTTTCTGGACGCACATCCACGAGTCCTGTTCTCACCATCCCTGTCTCCTCCAGAACACCCCCCTCGCCTGCTCATGTTGGAGACCGGCCTGCTGGAGGAGGACGGGGatggagaggagcaggaggacatGGACGGACACATCGAGGGTCATGGGGACCGGGCGATCGACAGGGGCACGACTCTGAGTTGGGCAGATTCTTCTAGAGTTAACAGTGAGGTTGCCCGTCCCGTTAAAAGGGATAAACGCTCGCACTTGATTGACAGGCGGAGAGGGGAAAAGTCGGTGTGCGAGACGGAAAGCATTTGGGTCACCGACAAGAAGACTGCCATCGACTCCCGTGGTAATGTGGTCACCATCTTGCAGGAAATCCAAACCCAGACAGGACCACTCAAACAGTACTTCTATGAGACTCGCTGTCGCCAGGCCGAGCAGCAGAGCAATTCTAGCAGGTCGAGGGGTGCCGGCACGGCAGCAAAATCCCCGGCGATGGGCGTAGCCGGGGCAGGCTGCTTGGGCGTGGATAAAAAACAGTGGTTGAGCGAATGCAAAGCCAAGCAGTCGTTCGTACGAGCACTCACcaaagatgaaaacaacagaacCGGATGGAGGTGGATCCGCATCGACTCGTCCTGCGTCTGCGTGTTGCTGTCCAGAGCCAATCAGGCACCGGGGAGGGAGGTCTTGGCGAGGAAGGGGagagcctga